One Streptosporangium sp. NBC_01495 DNA window includes the following coding sequences:
- a CDS encoding ATP-binding response regulator has product MTGDELIRIQVRDDQDVFAMRKLGREVAESVGLEAQDQIRVATALSEIGRELVEAGTDASVAFRLERDALLVAVDFSAKTDFRPSDGVTLAGRLVDLIELDPAEGRISMVKRLPQGRKPRLSAEEIRARLAAAAPTTALDELRRQNRELAETLEEVLQLNTELQETNQGVLALYNQLSEELEETNRGVVALYAELDEKSAQLRAASDAKNRFWATVSHELRTPLNSIIGLVRLLVGPGGEPLAAEQSHQINLIGSSAETLLSLVSELLDMAKAEAGRLDPQPSMVDLVALAERLRMTLHPTSGNDGVTLTVEVSQVPPEMLVDEVMLTRILRNLLSNGLKFTEHGEVRLEASLDATTHDLVFTVTDTGIGVPEEHLERVFEEFFQVPGPIQVRSKGTGLGLPYARRLAEALGGALHLTSVAGSGTTATLRLPYRHDGAPVTGRLLVVDDDEEFRATVRRMLTGFAAHIDEASDGLRALEMMRENPPDIALVDLLMPRLDGTALMLRMSDDERLRQVPVIVVTVATARQAPDGAHMVISKQGLRRDTLLEAIGSALGHVDE; this is encoded by the coding sequence ATGACCGGGGACGAGCTGATCCGGATCCAGGTCCGGGACGACCAGGACGTCTTCGCCATGCGCAAGCTGGGCCGCGAGGTGGCGGAGAGCGTCGGGCTGGAGGCCCAGGACCAGATCCGGGTGGCCACCGCGCTGAGCGAGATCGGCAGGGAGCTCGTCGAGGCGGGGACCGACGCCTCCGTCGCCTTCCGGCTGGAGCGGGACGCCCTGCTCGTCGCGGTCGACTTCTCGGCGAAGACCGACTTCCGCCCTTCGGACGGCGTGACGCTGGCGGGGCGTCTCGTCGACCTCATCGAGCTCGATCCCGCCGAGGGAAGAATAAGCATGGTCAAACGGCTCCCGCAGGGCCGCAAGCCGAGACTCTCGGCGGAGGAGATCCGCGCCAGGCTGGCCGCGGCGGCGCCCACCACGGCTCTGGACGAGCTACGCAGGCAGAACCGCGAGCTCGCCGAGACCCTGGAGGAGGTCCTGCAGCTCAACACCGAGCTGCAGGAGACCAACCAGGGGGTGCTCGCGCTCTACAACCAGCTGTCGGAGGAGCTGGAGGAGACCAACCGCGGCGTCGTGGCGCTCTACGCCGAGTTGGACGAGAAGTCCGCGCAGCTCCGGGCGGCGAGCGACGCGAAGAACAGGTTCTGGGCCACCGTCAGCCACGAGCTGCGCACCCCTCTCAACTCGATCATCGGCCTGGTCCGCCTCCTGGTGGGACCCGGCGGGGAGCCCCTGGCCGCCGAGCAGTCCCATCAGATCAACCTCATCGGCTCCTCGGCGGAGACGCTCCTGTCGCTGGTGAGCGAGCTGCTCGACATGGCGAAGGCCGAGGCGGGCAGACTCGACCCCCAGCCCTCCATGGTCGACCTGGTGGCCCTGGCCGAACGGCTGCGCATGACGCTGCACCCCACCAGCGGCAACGACGGGGTGACGCTCACGGTGGAGGTCTCGCAGGTGCCGCCGGAGATGCTGGTGGACGAGGTGATGCTCACCCGGATCCTGCGCAACCTGCTCTCCAACGGGCTGAAGTTCACCGAGCACGGCGAGGTCAGGCTGGAGGCGAGCCTCGACGCGACCACCCACGATCTGGTCTTCACCGTGACCGACACGGGAATAGGCGTGCCCGAGGAGCACCTTGAACGCGTCTTCGAGGAGTTCTTCCAGGTGCCGGGGCCGATCCAGGTGCGGAGCAAGGGGACGGGGCTCGGCCTGCCGTACGCCCGCCGGCTGGCGGAGGCGCTGGGCGGCGCGCTGCACCTGACCAGCGTCGCGGGGTCCGGCACCACGGCCACCCTGAGGCTGCCCTACCGGCACGACGGGGCTCCGGTGACCGGCCGGTTGCTCGTCGTGGACGACGACGAGGAGTTCCGCGCCACCGTACGGCGGATGCTCACCGGGTTCGCCGCGCACATCGACGAGGCCTCCGACGGCCTGAGAGCGCTGGAGATGATGAGGGAGAACCCGCCCGACATCGCCCTGGTGGACCTGTTGATGCCCCGCCTCGACGGCACCGCGCTGATGCTGCGGATGTCCGACGACGAGCGGCTGCGCCAGGTGCCGGTGATCGTCGTGACCGTCGCCACGGCGCGCCAGGCCCCCGACGGCGCGCACATGGTGATCTCCAAGCAGGGGCTCCGCCGCGACACTCTTCTGGAGGCGATCGGAAGCGCCCTGGGACACGTCGATGAGTAG
- a CDS encoding STAS domain-containing protein gives MSVHADAGRRRIEELFQEHEARVFKRWLEIARSPTGNTGNQPDRGGLADQLRELYQALRQSFNDSGDLSDLRGLLAELSRDRARQGFTPTETAIVVFGLKEALYELVEEDGSAEALRGFIWFSRVIDDLGLFTMESYATAREKIIIDQAEQLLELSTPVVKLWDGIVAVPLVGTLDSARTQVVMEKLLQTLVDTGSEHAVIDITGVPAVDTEVAQHLLKTVVAARLMGAECVISGIRPQIAHTIVTLGIEFGDIVTKATLADALAHTLRASGVRFVKGGESRIAVRTVEG, from the coding sequence TTGTCCGTCCACGCGGACGCCGGTCGGCGTCGCATCGAAGAACTTTTCCAGGAGCACGAGGCACGCGTCTTCAAGCGCTGGCTTGAGATCGCCCGTTCGCCCACGGGCAACACCGGCAACCAGCCGGACCGCGGAGGGCTCGCCGACCAGTTGCGCGAGCTCTACCAGGCGCTGCGCCAGTCGTTCAACGACTCCGGCGACCTCAGCGACCTGCGCGGTCTGCTCGCCGAGCTCTCCCGGGACCGGGCCCGCCAGGGGTTCACCCCGACCGAGACCGCGATCGTGGTGTTCGGCCTGAAGGAGGCGCTCTACGAGCTCGTCGAGGAGGACGGCTCCGCCGAGGCCCTGCGAGGTTTCATCTGGTTCTCCCGGGTAATCGACGACCTCGGGCTTTTCACCATGGAGAGCTACGCGACGGCCAGGGAGAAGATCATCATCGATCAGGCGGAGCAGCTGCTGGAGCTGTCCACCCCGGTGGTCAAGCTCTGGGACGGCATCGTCGCGGTGCCGCTGGTCGGCACGCTCGACTCGGCCAGGACCCAGGTCGTCATGGAGAAGCTGCTCCAGACGCTCGTCGACACCGGCTCCGAGCACGCGGTCATCGACATCACGGGGGTGCCCGCCGTCGACACCGAGGTCGCCCAGCACCTTCTCAAGACCGTGGTGGCGGCCCGGCTGATGGGCGCCGAGTGCGTGATCTCCGGCATCCGCCCGCAGATCGCCCACACCATCGTCACCCTCGGCATCGAGTTCGGCGACATCGTGACCAAGGCCACCCTCGCCGACGCGCTGGCCCACACGCTGCGGGCGAGCGGAGTCAGATTCGTCAAGGGCGGGGAGTCACGCATCGCCGTACGGACGGTGGAGGGGTGA
- a CDS encoding STAS domain-containing protein, translating to MDRVPILKLGDILIVSIQIDLQDMSVLALQEDLSEKVVETGARGVIIDITAVEIVDSFIGRMLATIAAISRMLDAETIVVGMRPAVAITLVELGLSLGGVRTALNLEKGVALLNQIENSHRSEASW from the coding sequence ATGGATCGCGTCCCCATTCTCAAGCTCGGCGACATCCTGATCGTCTCCATCCAGATCGACCTGCAGGACATGAGCGTGCTCGCGCTCCAGGAGGACCTGTCGGAGAAGGTCGTCGAGACCGGTGCGCGAGGGGTGATCATCGACATCACCGCCGTGGAGATCGTCGACTCCTTCATCGGCCGGATGCTCGCCACCATCGCGGCGATCTCCCGCATGCTCGACGCCGAGACGATCGTCGTCGGCATGCGACCGGCGGTGGCGATCACCCTCGTCGAGCTCGGCCTCTCCCTCGGCGGCGTTCGCACGGCGCTCAACCTCGAGAAGGGCGTCGCGCTGCTGAACCAGATCGAAAACTCCCACCGCTCCGAGGCCTCCTGGTGA
- a CDS encoding ATP-binding protein: MGALIHSQRDTWVRAEDASAIGALRRAAVTLAEIRGFNEEDTGRVAVAVSEAASNLVKHATEGVMLIRPHPELDSAVEVLAIDRGPGMQDVSRALRDGYSTAGTLGIGLGGIARMASGYEVHSIPGRGTVLGMYFAAQGAPRPPSRVSGLTRPIGEETVCGDAFVVMEEGATTTVMLCDGLGHGPAAAQASQEAVRLFLRHADLAPVTALERIHTGLGHTRGGAVAVARVDGAAGTVSFAGLGNVSAWIAHNDGRQGMISVPGIAGHKARTLRQYEYAVPPHSVVLLHSDGLTERWDITSYPGLVTRLPSVVAGTLLREAGTRRDDACVVAVRPGT, from the coding sequence ATGGGCGCGCTGATCCACTCCCAGCGCGACACCTGGGTACGGGCGGAGGACGCCAGCGCGATCGGTGCCCTCCGCCGTGCCGCCGTGACGCTCGCCGAGATCCGGGGATTCAACGAGGAGGACACCGGGCGGGTCGCCGTCGCGGTGAGCGAGGCCGCGTCGAACCTGGTCAAGCACGCGACCGAGGGGGTCATGCTGATCCGCCCGCATCCGGAGCTGGACTCGGCGGTGGAGGTCCTCGCGATCGACCGAGGGCCGGGGATGCAGGACGTCTCCCGCGCCCTGCGCGACGGCTACTCCACGGCCGGCACGCTCGGCATCGGGCTGGGCGGCATCGCCCGGATGGCCAGCGGGTACGAGGTTCACTCCATACCCGGCCGGGGCACGGTGCTCGGCATGTACTTCGCCGCGCAGGGCGCTCCGCGGCCCCCGTCCCGGGTGAGCGGCCTGACCCGCCCGATCGGCGAGGAGACCGTCTGCGGCGACGCGTTCGTGGTCATGGAGGAGGGCGCCACGACGACCGTGATGCTCTGCGACGGCCTCGGCCACGGCCCCGCGGCCGCCCAGGCCTCCCAGGAGGCGGTGCGGCTCTTCCTGCGGCACGCCGACCTCGCCCCCGTCACCGCCCTGGAGCGCATCCACACCGGTCTCGGTCACACCAGGGGCGGCGCGGTCGCCGTGGCCCGCGTCGACGGCGCCGCGGGCACCGTGAGCTTCGCCGGCCTCGGTAACGTCTCCGCGTGGATCGCCCACAACGACGGCCGCCAGGGGATGATCTCGGTCCCGGGCATCGCCGGGCACAAGGCCAGGACCCTGCGCCAGTACGAGTACGCCGTGCCGCCGCACAGCGTCGTCCTGCTCCACTCCGACGGCCTGACCGAACGCTGGGACATCACCTCCTACCCCGGCCTCGTCACGCGCCTCCCCTCCGTCGTCGCCGGCACGCTGCTGCGCGAGGCCGGGACCCGCAGGGACGACGCCTGCGTGGTCGCCGTCAGGCCGGGCACATGA
- a CDS encoding anti-sigma regulatory factor → MTTAKELPINVNGDVVLVRQHVRTVAVNVGLSLVDQTKVVTAASELARNALVYAGGGQVRVEVVHKGVRRGLRMVFSDNGPGIPDIEQALTDGWTTGGGLGLGLSGSRRLVDEFDLESTPGEGTLITVTKWAR, encoded by the coding sequence GTGACGACCGCCAAGGAGCTGCCCATCAACGTCAACGGCGACGTCGTGCTGGTCCGCCAGCACGTCAGGACCGTCGCCGTGAACGTGGGCCTGTCCCTGGTCGACCAGACGAAGGTGGTGACCGCGGCCAGTGAGCTGGCCCGCAACGCCCTGGTATACGCGGGAGGCGGACAGGTAAGGGTCGAGGTCGTCCACAAGGGCGTGCGGCGGGGCCTGCGGATGGTCTTCAGTGACAACGGGCCCGGCATCCCGGACATCGAGCAGGCGCTGACCGACGGGTGGACCACCGGCGGAGGCCTGGGGCTCGGCCTCAGCGGCTCCCGCCGCCTGGTCGACGAGTTCGACCTGGAATCGACTCCCGGTGAGGGAACGTTGATCACGGTGACGAAATGGGCGCGCTGA
- a CDS encoding ComEC/Rec2 family competence protein, protein MTALVLLGCSAATGAVTAGLLAAGALAVAVLTRARGAADRRNAVIAVLGCAAAVAGSVAFRVHAVGTGPVAELAGRNALAVAAVVVTDDPRETGRRGGPFPRESFVVPARVESVGAGAGRVALRAPVVLFVSGSGWRSLLPSQRVEVTGRFGPADPGELLAAVVLVRGAPRVLSGPSWEQRAAGALRSGLREAADVLPPAQRGLLPGLVVGDVSRMDEQVKADFKAAGLSHLLAVSGANLAVVAGAAVALARVAGLPLAARAVLAMSAMVAFAVVARPSPSVLRALLMGGVAALALGTGRSRDGVAALSVTVLGLVFFVPGLARSYGFALSVSATAGILVLAPGWRDRLSTRMPRWLAEATAVAAAAQAAVTPVLVLMSGQLAPVAIPANLLAGPAVAPATLLGFAVALIAPLHMGLAQLLVRPAGLATGWIIEVAEHTAGLPLGVIPWPGGVTGLLLLAGAVPLAVLVLRHRGPRLIALAALAGLVLAVTVAAPIVARWPPRGWLLVACDVGQGDALLVAAGQGRAVVVDAGPDPVRVDRCLRSMGVGEVPLVILTHPHLDHVGGLDGVFRGRAVGAVMVTPHGAGERDGARLSDDLARRHVVEWAARSGVSWRFGPSELTVIGPAAEASPPGAGEGAAVNNASVVVHVRWAAGSALLSGDIETEAQAELLRRGLPPAEILKVPHHGSGRHDPAFLAASGVRAALISVGADNGYGHPAPSTLAALHRLGARVYRTDLAGDLAVVVSEGALAVVARGRGDPLAGGPMHPAGAAGPGRRGRGDRAGSAGPETTGAAGSSRPGRSRGRRHARPDLRNAPAPGQVMADAGQVLLMAEWVRGGSSLRPGRRGSVPRSGRAAELGVHVGGVDRPAAARATVHDRSLVEGRSAAGADVAANSGVCHGSHLLWCFQGASRHLHSDCERLADDPSGHRDVACCSTWRQPIRHP, encoded by the coding sequence GTGACCGCCCTCGTCCTGCTGGGTTGCTCAGCCGCGACCGGTGCCGTGACGGCCGGTCTCCTGGCCGCGGGCGCCCTGGCCGTGGCCGTCCTGACCCGGGCACGGGGAGCGGCGGACCGGCGGAACGCGGTGATCGCGGTTCTGGGGTGCGCGGCCGCGGTGGCGGGGTCGGTGGCCTTCCGGGTGCACGCGGTCGGCACCGGGCCGGTCGCCGAGCTCGCGGGAAGAAACGCCTTGGCGGTGGCCGCGGTGGTGGTGACCGACGACCCCCGGGAGACGGGCCGGAGGGGAGGGCCTTTCCCCCGGGAGAGTTTCGTGGTGCCCGCCCGGGTCGAGTCGGTCGGGGCGGGAGCGGGCAGGGTGGCGCTGCGGGCTCCGGTGGTGCTGTTCGTCTCGGGCTCCGGGTGGCGCTCCCTGCTGCCCAGCCAGCGAGTGGAGGTCACCGGGCGCTTTGGTCCGGCCGACCCCGGAGAGCTGCTCGCGGCGGTGGTGCTGGTCAGGGGGGCACCGCGAGTCCTGAGCGGGCCCTCCTGGGAGCAGCGCGCGGCCGGGGCGCTCAGGTCGGGGTTGCGGGAGGCGGCCGACGTGTTGCCGCCGGCGCAGCGCGGGCTGCTGCCCGGCCTGGTGGTCGGCGACGTGTCCCGGATGGACGAGCAGGTCAAAGCCGACTTCAAGGCGGCGGGCCTCAGCCATCTGCTCGCGGTCTCCGGCGCGAATCTCGCCGTCGTGGCGGGGGCGGCGGTCGCGCTGGCCAGGGTGGCCGGGCTGCCTCTCGCGGCGCGGGCGGTGCTGGCGATGTCGGCCATGGTCGCCTTCGCGGTCGTCGCCCGGCCCTCGCCCAGCGTGCTCAGAGCCCTCCTGATGGGCGGGGTCGCCGCCCTCGCCCTCGGCACGGGCCGCTCGCGCGACGGCGTCGCCGCCCTGTCGGTGACGGTCCTGGGGTTGGTCTTCTTCGTCCCCGGCCTCGCCCGCTCCTACGGCTTCGCCCTGTCGGTCTCGGCCACCGCGGGCATCCTGGTCCTCGCCCCGGGCTGGCGCGACCGGCTCTCGACCCGCATGCCCCGATGGCTCGCCGAGGCGACCGCCGTGGCGGCCGCCGCCCAGGCCGCCGTCACCCCCGTCCTGGTCCTGATGTCGGGGCAGCTCGCACCGGTGGCGATCCCGGCCAACCTGCTCGCGGGCCCGGCCGTGGCCCCCGCCACCCTGCTCGGCTTCGCGGTGGCGTTGATCGCACCCCTGCACATGGGGCTCGCCCAGCTGCTGGTCCGGCCGGCGGGACTGGCCACCGGATGGATCATCGAGGTGGCCGAGCACACGGCCGGGTTGCCGCTGGGCGTGATCCCATGGCCGGGCGGTGTCACCGGGCTGCTCCTGCTGGCCGGTGCCGTCCCGCTCGCCGTGCTGGTGCTGCGGCACCGGGGGCCACGCCTGATCGCCCTGGCGGCCCTGGCAGGGCTCGTCCTCGCCGTGACGGTGGCCGCGCCGATCGTGGCACGCTGGCCGCCTCGCGGATGGTTGCTCGTGGCCTGTGACGTCGGCCAGGGGGACGCGTTGCTCGTTGCGGCGGGGCAGGGGCGGGCCGTGGTGGTGGACGCGGGCCCCGACCCGGTGCGGGTGGACCGCTGCCTGCGCTCCATGGGGGTCGGAGAGGTGCCGCTGGTCATTCTCACCCATCCGCACCTCGATCATGTGGGAGGGCTCGACGGTGTCTTTCGCGGGCGCGCGGTGGGGGCGGTGATGGTGACCCCGCACGGTGCCGGAGAGCGTGACGGGGCGAGGCTGAGCGACGATCTCGCCCGTCGCCATGTGGTCGAGTGGGCGGCGAGGTCCGGTGTGAGCTGGCGGTTCGGCCCCTCGGAGCTCACCGTCATCGGCCCGGCGGCCGAGGCGTCCCCGCCCGGCGCGGGGGAGGGGGCGGCCGTCAACAACGCCAGCGTGGTGGTGCACGTCCGCTGGGCCGCGGGGTCGGCCCTGCTCAGCGGCGACATCGAGACCGAGGCTCAGGCGGAGCTGCTCCGGCGCGGCCTGCCGCCCGCCGAGATTCTCAAGGTTCCGCACCACGGATCGGGCAGGCACGACCCGGCCTTCCTCGCCGCCTCCGGTGTCCGTGCCGCCCTGATCAGCGTGGGGGCGGACAACGGCTACGGTCACCCCGCGCCGTCGACCCTCGCCGCGCTGCACCGGCTCGGCGCGCGCGTCTATCGGACGGATCTGGCGGGAGATCTCGCGGTGGTGGTCAGCGAGGGGGCCCTGGCGGTCGTCGCCCGGGGACGCGGGGACCCGCTGGCGGGCGGTCCGATGCACCCGGCCGGTGCGGCGGGGCCGGGTCGGCGGGGCCGGGGTGACCGAGCCGGGTCGGCAGGGCCGGAGACGACCGGGGCGGCGGGGTCGAGCCGGCCGGGGCGGTCTCGTGGCCGCCGCCACGCCCGGCCTGATCTCCGGAACGCCCCCGCTCCCGGCCAGGTGATGGCCGACGCCGGTCAGGTCCTGCTCATGGCCGAGTGGGTGCGGGGCGGTTCCAGCCTCCGGCCGGGGCGGCGCGGGTCAGTTCCCCGTTCTGGCCGGGCGGCGGAACTCGGTGTCCACGTCGGCGGCGTAGACCGACCGGCTGCAGCGCGCGCAACGGTACATGATCGGTCCCTCGTCGAGGGACGTTCCGCAGCGGGGGCAGACGTGGCGGCGAATAGTGGAGTTTGTCATGGTTCTCACCTCCTCTGGTGTTTCCAGGGTGCCTCGCGGCACCTGCATTCCGATTGCGAACGACTTGCCGACGACCCATCCGGTCACCGGGACGTGGCATGCTGCTCGACATGGCGGCAACCGATCCGGCACCCGTGA
- a CDS encoding ComEA family DNA-binding protein, which translates to MRTTGQNIERFQAESRLRTLTGRESPDPASLPRRRAVTSHPGRHARPGGQDRPEDVIVHDGPASRMRSAPIPPSFEALRKVVATQGPALGPGRPGLRLLLLVALVAAVAGGVYAWRSQPEPEPLAPPTPISGSPLSAPVTAPRQRPVPATELTVHVTGKVRRPGVITLPGGSRVADAVQEAGGIRGAAAPGSLNLARKLVDGEQIVVGASGAAVVAGSTPVNPADPATAVVDLNTATPEQLEQLPGVGEVLARRIAEYRDAHGGFRTVEELRDVSGIGDRKYAEMRDRVRV; encoded by the coding sequence GTGCGGACCACAGGCCAGAACATCGAGCGGTTCCAAGCCGAGTCGCGGCTGCGGACCCTGACGGGGCGCGAGTCACCCGACCCCGCGTCCCTGCCGCGTCGTCGGGCCGTCACATCGCACCCGGGCAGGCACGCGCGGCCCGGCGGCCAGGACCGGCCGGAGGACGTCATCGTCCACGACGGCCCCGCCTCGCGCATGCGTTCGGCGCCGATTCCACCGTCCTTCGAGGCGCTTCGCAAGGTCGTGGCCACCCAGGGGCCCGCGCTCGGGCCCGGCCGTCCCGGGCTGCGCCTCCTGCTGCTCGTCGCCCTGGTGGCCGCCGTCGCGGGCGGTGTGTACGCCTGGCGGTCCCAGCCTGAGCCTGAGCCCCTCGCCCCACCGACGCCGATCTCCGGATCACCGCTGTCGGCGCCCGTCACCGCTCCACGGCAGCGGCCCGTGCCGGCCACCGAACTGACCGTTCACGTGACGGGTAAGGTCCGGCGCCCCGGGGTGATCACGCTGCCCGGCGGTTCCCGGGTGGCCGACGCGGTCCAGGAGGCCGGGGGCATTCGCGGGGCGGCCGCCCCAGGATCCCTCAACCTCGCACGCAAGCTCGTCGACGGCGAGCAGATCGTCGTCGGCGCCTCCGGCGCGGCCGTCGTCGCGGGGTCCACCCCGGTGAATCCCGCGGATCCCGCCACCGCCGTCGTCGACCTCAACACGGCCACCCCCGAGCAGCTTGAGCAGCTACCGGGTGTTGGCGAGGTGCTCGCCCGGCGCATCGCCGAATACCGCGACGCCCACGGAGGTTTCCGCACCGTCGAGGAGCTCCGCGACGTGAGCGGGATAGGCGACCGTAAGTACGCCGAGATGCGCGACAGGGTCCGTGTCTGA
- a CDS encoding DegV family protein: protein MPPPVAVVTDSTAYLPPEEVSRLGIVVVPLQVVVGGRSFDDTAWIDGASMGDALRERGRVTTSRPAPRRFTDAYREAADRGATGIVSVHLSAEMSGTVEAARAGAEGSPVPVTVVDSGSIAMGLGFPVLAAASAAAGGATRTEVADAARRRAESVRSFFYVDTLEYLRRGGRIGAAETLLGSALMIKPILHISGGTIVPLEKVRTASRAIARLEDLAVEAAGAGAGPVEIAVQHLGARSRAETLAARLRGRIPSLTEVIVVEVGSIIGAHVGPGMLGITVSSRESLTSSEP, encoded by the coding sequence ATGCCTCCACCGGTCGCCGTCGTCACGGACTCCACCGCCTACCTCCCGCCGGAGGAGGTCTCCCGCCTGGGGATCGTCGTGGTGCCGCTCCAGGTGGTCGTGGGAGGCAGGTCGTTCGACGACACGGCGTGGATCGACGGCGCGAGCATGGGTGACGCGCTGAGGGAACGAGGCCGGGTGACGACCTCCAGGCCGGCCCCGCGACGTTTCACGGACGCCTACCGCGAGGCGGCGGACCGGGGCGCGACCGGCATCGTCTCCGTCCATCTGTCGGCGGAGATGTCCGGTACGGTCGAGGCCGCCCGCGCGGGAGCCGAGGGCTCGCCCGTTCCGGTCACCGTCGTCGACAGCGGGTCCATCGCCATGGGCCTGGGGTTCCCCGTCCTCGCCGCCGCGAGCGCCGCCGCGGGGGGCGCGACCCGGACCGAGGTGGCGGACGCCGCCCGCCGCCGCGCGGAGTCGGTCCGCAGCTTCTTCTACGTCGACACCCTGGAGTATCTCCGCAGGGGAGGCCGGATCGGCGCCGCGGAGACCCTCCTCGGCTCGGCACTGATGATCAAACCGATCCTGCACATCTCCGGCGGCACGATCGTTCCCCTGGAGAAGGTCCGTACAGCGAGCCGCGCCATCGCCCGCCTCGAAGACCTCGCGGTCGAGGCCGCGGGCGCGGGCGCGGGCCCGGTGGAGATCGCCGTCCAGCACCTCGGTGCACGGTCCCGTGCGGAAACCCTGGCCGCACGCCTGCGGGGGCGCATCCCCTCTCTCACCGAGGTCATCGTCGTCGAGGTCGGTTCGATCATCGGCGCCCACGTCGGCCCCGGCATGCTCGGCATCACCGTCTCCTCTCGTGAGTCTCTGACGTCTTCGGAGCCGTGA
- the hutI gene encoding imidazolonepropionase — MTVRLLTNIGRLWTGNDVFSNAAILVHNDRIAWVGRAADLPQSVPGVVDDIVDVDHVENLGGALVTPGLIDAHTHPVYAGNRYAEMAMRSSGSTPSAITAAGGGIGSTVTVTRGTDPWTLCNGVRERLRDWLLSGTTTIEAKTGYHLTRDGELADVRLLRELEKEPMMPRVHVTFMAAHVVPPEYFGRQRDYVEAVGAWCADAAAAGADGVDVYCDEGHFTAEEARWVLASGRNVGLLPRVHAGAYTRRGAVQLAAELGCASADLLHHTTDEDIAILARYGVPAVVCPGTALQRGSLPPVRRMLAQGVTVALGSDHNPGHCGITSMSLVISLAVAAFGMSVGDALRAATLGGATVLGAPDRGVLAPGRLADIVQWDADHEGAFAWSFGLKPRRVWRGGTPVQ, encoded by the coding sequence ATGACGGTCCGCCTCCTGACCAACATCGGCCGGCTCTGGACCGGAAACGACGTGTTCAGCAACGCGGCGATCCTCGTCCACAACGACCGGATCGCCTGGGTCGGCCGCGCCGCGGACCTTCCGCAGAGCGTGCCCGGTGTCGTCGACGACATCGTCGACGTCGACCACGTCGAGAACCTGGGCGGCGCGCTGGTCACCCCCGGCCTGATCGACGCGCACACCCACCCGGTCTACGCGGGAAACCGCTATGCCGAGATGGCGATGCGCTCCAGCGGTTCCACCCCCTCCGCGATCACCGCGGCGGGCGGCGGCATCGGCTCCACCGTGACGGTCACCCGCGGCACCGACCCCTGGACGCTCTGCAACGGCGTCCGCGAGCGACTCCGCGACTGGCTGCTCAGCGGCACCACCACCATCGAGGCCAAGACCGGCTACCACCTCACCCGCGACGGCGAGCTGGCGGACGTGCGACTCCTGCGTGAGCTGGAGAAAGAGCCGATGATGCCGCGGGTGCACGTGACCTTCATGGCCGCGCACGTCGTCCCGCCCGAATACTTCGGCCGCCAGCGCGACTACGTCGAGGCCGTGGGCGCCTGGTGCGCCGACGCCGCCGCGGCGGGAGCCGACGGTGTCGACGTCTACTGCGACGAGGGCCACTTCACCGCGGAGGAGGCCCGCTGGGTCCTGGCCTCCGGACGCAACGTCGGCCTGCTGCCGCGTGTGCACGCCGGCGCCTACACCCGGCGCGGCGCCGTCCAGCTCGCCGCCGAGCTCGGTTGCGCCTCCGCCGACCTGCTCCACCACACCACCGACGAGGACATCGCGATCCTGGCCCGCTACGGCGTCCCCGCCGTGGTCTGTCCCGGGACCGCCCTCCAGCGTGGCAGCCTGCCCCCGGTCCGCCGGATGCTCGCCCAGGGGGTCACCGTGGCCCTCGGCAGCGACCACAACCCGGGCCACTGCGGCATCACCTCGATGTCCCTGGTCATCAGCCTCGCCGTCGCGGCCTTCGGGATGAGCGTCGGCGATGCCCTCCGAGCCGCCACCCTCGGCGGTGCCACGGTTCTCGGCGCCCCCGACCGCGGCGTTCTCGCCCCCGGCCGCCTGGCCGACATCGTCCAGTGGGACGCCGACCACGAGGGCGCCTTCGCCTGGTCCTTCGGTCTCAAGCCCCGCCGGGTCTGGCGCGGCGGCACCCCCGTCCAGTAG